TAGCCATGCACCACTTAACTACATAGGTTGAATACACGCTCCAGAGACCTACACCAAAAAATATAGCGATGCACGTCTTTAGGAAGGTGTGGTTCTTAAGCGGCTCTAACACCTCATGCCACGATAACTTGCTTGGAGGATCCAAGGGGTAAGGTGGTCGCCTCCTCAGTATGACAAGGATGGGAACTACCATAAGGAGGGAGGCAAACATGAATACGGTGTAAGCCTGCCTCCACCCCCAGTTACTGATCATCCAAGCCGAGAGCGGGATCTCCCACACAAGCCCTAAAGTCATGGAGGACGCCCAGAAACCCATTGCAGTGCCTAGCTCACCTCTACTAAACCACTCGGAGATTGTGACGGGAGCGACTGTGGCTATAGTGCCGGATCCGAAACCCATGATGAATCTGCTTAATAGAACGCTCAGAAAGTCGGGGGCTGATGAGGACAGAGCCCAGCCGGCGACGGAGATCAAGACCCCTACAGCAAGTGCGGACCTGGTACCAAGCCTCATCGCGATAGCACCGGCAGGAATTGATACAATAACCCTTGACACAGCCCAAACAGAGGTGATCAAGCCGGCGACAGCCGAGCTGATTCCGAAGACCGTCATTAAGATGGGAACTGAGGGGGAGGCTACGGCAAGCTGGGAAGCGACGACAAGCATGTTCGTCAGAACGCACAAAGCCAACACAACCCATCTAAAGCGATCTCTCAACCGTCAACCACCCTAGCCGAAAACTATGAACTGAGGAACATTATAAGACAAGAATTGCGCCTTAAGTGGAACTTAATATCGCGAGTCACGTGCTAAACCCAAGTTTTCCGAACATAACCTTATGTAATTCAAGGTCTTAGCTTTCCTAACAACGTGGAGCTCAAGGTCAGACAATAAGCCTCAGCATCACCACACTCACTATGAAAATCACTGACCATTCAATGAGAGATCTTCTGAATATCCTTGAGCCATCCAATGGGGGCAGTGGAAGTATGTTGAAGAAAGCGAGCCAAGCGTTTATCCTCGCTACGTAGTAGATTAGCTCACGTGCCACAAACGCCTCAACAGGTACCACAGTGAGTAATAACCACGCCCCAACACCTAAGGCTATGTTCATCAGCGGGCCTGCCTCAGCTATCCTCAGCTCGGTATGCGGATCTACACGACCCCAGTACGCATATATGATGACAGCACCGGGGGCCGCAAACAAGATAGGAATTCTTACAGCTATGTTCAGGAGAGCGATGGCCAGAGTTATCATAAGTCCTAAGTACCAGGCCCTGTACCTGGCGACGAGGTCGTATGCCTTAGCTACTTCCCTATGAGCCAGCTCATGGAACAAGAACGCAGTCCCCACGCCAACGGAGGAGTAGAGAAGACTAATATACAGTAGTCTGAGATCATGTTGCATAACGAGAGCGAATGAGAAGGTGAGGACGGCCCACGAAACAATTAAATCGAATACCTCACTGCCCCAGTACACGCCCCTACCACGGTAAATATGCGGGGTCATCGACATCACTACAAGAATAGGGATGAAGTCATTATAAGTGTTAAAGCACGGAGGTTCGAGTTGCTGAGATGTGTACCTACTCAAACTCTATGGTCGCTGGAGGCTTGTCAGTGATATCGTAGAGTACTCTCGCCACCTCAGGCACCTCCGACAATATCCTGTCCCTTACTCTCTCGAGCCTCCCCCATTCAAGCCTTAGGTATTTGGCGGTCAGAGCGTCTTGCGACTCAACCACCCTCAACGCTACGATGTATCCGTATTTCCTCATACCCTCAGGGCTAACCCCAGTAGCCCTTCCCTCCAATAGGACTGGGAAGGCCTGGAAGCACTCGATATCCCTCAGCTCCTCCTCGACTATTGCTGTGGCTTTCTTTATTATCGAGAGTTTCTCTCTTGTAACCTCACCCAGGATCCTCACTGAGAGGCCGGGACCGGGGAATGGTCTGCGCCTCACTATCTCGTCAGGCAATCCTAAAGCCTTAGCCACGAGCCTGACCTGACTCTTGTAGAGATCCTTGATTGGCTCGAGAACTCTGAAGCCATAGCTCGTGAGCGGGTTTATGCCAACTTGCTCGAGAACGTTATGCTGAGTCTTAACACCTCCTTTCGTCTCCACAATATCAGCAGCTATAGTACCCTGCAATACGATGTTGACCCTGTACTCCTTAGCGATTCTTGAGAAGACCTTGTAGAACGTATCACGGAAGCGTTTCCTCTTCTCCTCAGCATCCCTAACACCGCTTAAAGCCCCTATGAACTCCTCCGACACGTCGAACACTCGTACCTCCAGTCCGAGGTCTTTGAACACACTCTTGACTCTCTCTGCCTCACCCAACCTCATGAATCCATCCTCTAGAAAGACTGCTTTTAACCTGTTGCCGATAGCTCTGAAACCCAGCACAGCAGTCACGGAACTGTCCACACCGCCGGAGAGGGCTACTATAGCCTCCTCTCCTCCTATCTCCCTTCTAAGCCACTCAACCTTCTCCGCTATGAAAGACTCAGGACTTAAGTTACTCGGCACATGACACACCAAACAACAAGGACGAGGATCCAAATAAATCTTTTAATGTTAATGCAGGAGGAGGTTAATGTGAAACGACCCCTCCCTTCAGAAGTCCCCGAGAGGCAAAAAATAAGTGAACTTTGAACTAAATAAGTAAATAAGGGGGGCGTCATCCGAAAACCAGTCATGGCATTTGTTTGCTGACCTTGTTTTTAGCAAGCTCCACAGCTAATTTAATCGCTTCGTAGGAGGCAGTCTCGTCTGCAGTGCCTTTACCCGCCTTACCCCACACGGTGCCGTGATCCGGGGATACCCTGATTATAGGGAGACCCAACGTTACGTTGACCCCCTCCATGAAGCCCACCATCTTCACCGCTATGTGTCCCTGATCATGATACATTGCCACCACGGCGTCGAACTCCTTGTTGTAATACGCCCTATAGAACACGGTGTCCGGTGGATAGGGTCCTAACACGTTGAGACCTTTACTCTTAGCCTCTTCTACAGCTGGTATTATCTCTTTAATTTCCTCGTCGCCGAATAACCCACCCTCGCCTGAATGTGGGTTCAATCCTGCCACAGCAAGCCTGGGTTCTAGTATATTAAAGTAGTTCCTGAGATACTCGTAAGTCAACTCTATGGTCTTCAGAATCCGTTCCTTTCTCACAGAATCCGGGACCTTCCTCAGAGGAATATGAGTTGTTACGTGAACAGCTCTCAGGTGCCTCGCGGCCAACATCATCCTGACCTCCCTCGCCCTGGTCAGCTCTGCCAACAGCTCCGTGTGACCAGGGTAGTTGTGGCCGGCCATGTTGAGGCTTTCCTTGCTTATAGGCATTGTCACGATAGCGTCCACTAGACCTCTTAACGCTAGGTCAACTGACTTCACTATATAGTCGTACGAGGCCCTCCCGCCCATGACAGAGGGCTTGCCGTACACAAGCCTGCTTAAGTCAACGTTATCCAGGTCATACACCCCAATCACGTTAGGCTCGTCAGGAAGCATAGTTGGGTCGTCAACCTTGAACATGCTTAGGTTTCTAAACCCGACAATACTCAAAGCTTTCAGAAGCACCTTATGGCTGCCTATGATGACGTACTTAGCGATGTCGTAGTCAGCCTTACGCAATGCCTTCAAGGTCAGCTCAGGACCTGAACCAGCCGGATCACCCATGGTGATTCCTATTATCACCTTACGATGTGACATGACGTGACTCACCCTTGACTCTAGCAACTATACGTATTATGGTTGAGTCTTTACCGAAACCCCCTGCCTTGGTTACTATGTAGAGATCTCCAGACCTCAGGAGGGGGACGCCTGGCTCGACCTCACCTACTATTTCTAGCGAGTCAACGTTCATGTTCTTCATCAATGACATGGCAGTGTCGCCTCCCGTTACGAAAACACCGCTGAAGGCTTTCGTGCCGAATTCCCTCACTATGCCAGATGCGATTCTGCCGAGGCCCTCAGCTATTCTAGCGCCGAGCTCGGAGGAGGAGAGTCCCATCTCAGAAGCGGCTGCCTTCCCCTCGTTAACCTGAGTTGAATCATATGAAGTCGTCACCACGACGTCTATTCCCATCTTTAAAGCTTCCGCTACCTGACTCATAGTCCTGGAATGCTCCTCCTCGAAATTCGCGAGTAAGCTCTTAATACTTAGTTTGACAAGTTTGCAGCTGAACTTCCCAATGAAGCTGGCTAACTGTCTTCTGGTAACGTCGTTAAGTGATCCCACGACGAGTAATGTAGGTTTTCCAGCAGGACTTCCAACTATCACATTATAAGCCAACGTCTCTGAGAGGCCAGCTGAGCCGACCCACAGGACTCTTCCATTAAACTCCATCAGAGACTCTACTATGGACTTCAGGTCGTTTTCGTTCTCTACGTCGAAGGAAATCACTTTATAAGCGTACAACCTGCTCCTGAACTCACCGGATCTGAGGTCCTCTAGAAAGACATGAGTGTATAACTTCTCGAAGGCATTGCTGAAGAACGAAGGTATGTAGGAGCTCTTAACCGGAGTTCTGGGGTCTCTGCCAAAGAATGTCTGGTCCACTGGAATCCCATTCACCAGATGCACACCCCTTATTGTGGTCCTGCCTTGCTTCGGGTATGCTGGTGCAAAAATCACTAGGTCAGGCTGTACAGAGTCGAAGAGTCCTCTAATCTCTTCAGTCACGTTACCTCTCAGTGTGGAGTCGATTTTCTTATATAGTAGAATATCATCGTAGTGCTTGATCCTAAGCCCAACTTCATACAACTTTCTATAGGCTTCTGAAGCCTCGTCGGACCTGCTCTCTGTGTTGATGGCTACGACGCTGCACTCACGTAAGTACTTAGCAATCAGGTTTGGATTTAATGTGGAGATTGTTCTAAACCCTAGCTTTGAGAACTGTGCGGCGGTGTCGTTAGCTCCGGTGAAGTCGTCAGCGATTATCAGGACCGACCTGAAAACCTTCATTAAAAGTCAGCCTGCCCTCCTGTTCTCCCTCATCACAAGGTAGTGAGTCACTATGGGGGTCAGGACAGCAGTTATGAGGACCGCCATTCCAGTGGCGGCCGTTGCAGTGGGGACGAACGCCTGATAGCTAGGGTCGGCTTGAGCGACTAGTGCCGGGACAGCCACACTGTTCCCTGCCGTGGTTCCTATGGCGAAGCCCACGCCAGGGTTGGTGTCTTTCTTGAAGAAGGTCTTATAGACTAGATATCCTAGAGACCCTGTGAGGAAGGTGGAGAGTAATCCTATCACTATCCCACCGACGAAACCCTGACCCAACGCACTTATGTTTATCCCTGCACCCAGCGCGAACGCGAAGAACGGTATGGTTATGCTGCTCGTGGGCTTGAATATCTCTGCTATCTTTGGATCGAGATTGCCGAGCGCTAGACCCAGTAGGTATGGAAGAATCGCCGCAAGCAGGTATTGAGCAGGTATGTTCGCCAGACCGGCTAAACCGAGGAACAGCATGGTGAAGAAAGGACCGTCATTCAGCGCCGAAGCAATGTAAGCACCAACGTCGGTCTGATTACCGTATTTCGACGAGAGGGCTATCCACAGACCGCCGTTGGAGTTTATCGTACCCGCCATCAAAGCCAGTAGCGAAAGTCCGGGCAGTAACTCAACCCTACCGAACACCAACCCGTAACCCACGACCAGCAATGCAGGCAGGAAGGTCTTCGCAGTCATCAGAGCAGCAGTCTTCGCAGCCACGATCCCGGCGACCTTAAGTGAGGTGTTCGCTCCAGTGGCAAAGATGAGCAAGGCTATCAGAGGCAGTGCACTGTCTCTGAAAAGGGCTGTCGTGAAACTACCGAGGTTTAGGAAGTCTGGGAAGAACGTCCTAACCAGTGAGCCTATTATTAGTGGTATAACCATCAAACCGCCTGGAACTTTATTGATCGAGTCCCATAGTTTTACCACTACTACATCACCCCTGTAAGAATGTGGTCCATACATTAATCAAGGCAAGGGTTAATAAGTTAATTAAGATTGGGCTTGATGCAAATCAGCTACCATTCACACAGGTAATGAAGTTAATCTATTGCTTCTCATCATCGAATCTACGGTGGGAACTCGTTTCACGAACGCACGCCCAGCGTGCTACACTAAAGGCGAGCAACTTGGTCCTTATTAATAGTGTGGGAGAGATGTTGCAGGTGATGTTATGTTTGGTTGGCGTGGAAGGATCGGGCTTATAATTCCCTCCTCTAACACCACCATGGAATCTGAGTTCTGGAGGATGGCTCCCGAGGGTGTCAGCATTCATGCGGCTCGGGTTCGCCTATCCGAGGTGCTCCCAACTACTTTAAGAGAGATGGCTGATGAGAGCGTTAAGGCTGCTGAGGATCTCGCCACAGCAGAAGTGGACGTGATTGTGTATGGATGTACGACAGGCTCCCTCCTGGAGGGGGTAGGGTGGGAGTTAAGTCTGAGGGAAAGAATAGAGAGGGCGTCCAGAGTTAAGACCATAACAGCGGCTGAGGCCGTGGTCAAAGCGCTAAAATCTCTTGATGTAAAGAGGGTGGTTATTGCCACACCATATGTAGAGGAACTCAACGTAAGGGAGAGAAAGTTCCTAGAGGATAACGGCTTCGAAGTTCCTAAGGTGGAAGGTCTAGGGCTGGTTAAAAACGCTGAGATAGGTCGCCAACCTCCTTGGGTAGCGTATAGACTGGCACTGAAGGCTATTGAAGGGGTTTCGGTAGATGGAATCTTCATAAGTTGCACTAACTTTAGGACCTTGGAGGTTGTAAACGCTCTTGAAGATAGGGCCGGGCTACCCGTCGTTACAAGTAATACTGCGTCCTTCTGGCTAGCTATGAGGAGTATAGGGATACGTGAAGGCATGGGCTACGGCAAGCTCCTGAAGGAGGTCAAGAACGCAAGTCCCTAAAGGTTAAAGAACGATTCGTCGCTGGAGGTTAGAACTCACTGCATTCATAATTGTCGCCTCAAGTGTGTAGAGGTCGATTGCAAGGTCCAATGAAACTCGAACCTCCAGTAAAAGTAAGGCACTGCCGGCAGGAAATGTTCGATATCGTTATAATCTATAATTTAAATGCCTCGAGTTGATTGATAATCGTAGCGTATCTCAGGAGGTGCTCGTTAAGTGGGTAATAGCTTAGGTTCTTTAGATTGTAGGGATCGCCCAGGGGGTTGCATAAACCTTAAGAGGCTTAAGGAGAGCCTCGTGGAGTCGGGTAGGTTTGGGAGGAACCCACCGGTTAGGGTGGAGAATTACGAGGATCTCGATTTGGGGAAGGGGGTGACTAGACCAACGGGCAGTGAAGCCGATAGGATGGTGAGGGACTATGCTGTGAGGCTCATGGAGGAAGCAGGACTTGAGGTTAGGGTTGATGTCGTTGGAAACATATTCGGCAGACTGGAAGGGGCAAAAACAAGAGTAGGTGCTGTTATGATGGGTTCCCACCTAGACAGCGTCATAAACGGCGGTCAGTTCGACGGCGCTTTAGGAGTGTTTGGAGCTATCGAGGCCGTCAGGAGCTTGATAGAGGAGGGCTTCATTAACGAAAGGCCAATAGAGATCGTCGTGTTCACAGGGGAAGAGGGCTCGGCCTTCAAACCATCACTCCTAGGTAGTTCGGTTCTGGTGGGGAAGCTAAGGAGTGAAGAGGCCCTAAGTGCTAGGAATGATGAAGGAGTTACTTTAGAGGAGGCCCTGGATAGGATAGGATATAAGGGGGACTTCGTGAGAAATCTGGACGATGTAGAGTATATGGTTGAGTTACATATAGAGCAAGGGCCCGTCCTCTGGAGGGAGGGGGTGTCATTAGGGGTTGTGGAGAACATAACCGGCATAACATGGCTTGCAGCAACTATAGAGGGTGAAGCCAACCACGCTGGAACAACTCCCATGACAATGCGTAAGGACGCCCTAGTAGCAGCGGCTGAAATTGTTCAGTTGATTAATAGACGTGCGAAGGAAATAGGTCCAACTACAGTCGGGACTGTCGGCAGGTTAAACGTCCACCCCAATGGAATCAACATAATCCCAGGCAGGGTGGAGATGGGTATAGACATCAGGGACGTCATTCAGGATAACATGCTCATGTTCAGGGATGAGGTGATAGAGAAGCTTAAGCAGCTGGAAGTAGGATATGGAGTCAAGGTTGACGTACAGACCCTCTTCACCCATAAACCAGCTCCTCTCTCGCCGGAGGTAATCAGCGCCGTTGAGGATGCTGCTGCGCGGGTTGGCGTACGATCGAAAAGAATGAATAGCGGTGCTGGACACGATTCCCAGAACATGGCGGAAAGGGTTAAGACGGGCATGATATTCGTTCCGAGTGTTAGGGGGATCAGCCACTCACCGCTTGAGTGGACTGACTGGAATGACGTTGGAACGGGCGTGCAGGTCCTCAAGGAAACAATAAAACTGTTAAGTACCAAACCCCATAAGGTAACGCAATCCACTACAACTTAAAACCCGACTAACCTAAACATTCTCCCTCAAGTTTAGTTCTATAACTTAAACTCATCGACAAATCTCGAGTGAGACATTCGTCCGCCTTGGGAAGCAGTATAAAAATATAATGTCTAGTTACATGAATAACTATGGTGCTTCCAACGTCTAAGCAACCTATTCTGTATATGGTTTAATGATCTCTCATCGATTCATCGTACTCAAAATTTAAAATTTTAGGAAGATTTGTAGTGAAGGCATGACAGGGGCTGGTGATGTGTATGTCTGTCTCAGGACTATATGTAGGTCACACTAAAGGGATAGAGATGATCTTCAACGAGTTAAAGCGGCTTGATTATGTCGTAGTTGGGTATAAGGTGGAGGAGGATGTGCTGAAGTTACGCGAGCTCAATTCCTTCGAAGAACTCGCATCGGGGGTTGAGGACGTACAGAATCCAGGTAGGTATTACCTTGTCAGGGGTAAGTTCTCTAGACACGGTCCCGACTCACTCAAGAGATTCTTCTATCCACCGACCCTAACCCTCTTCAGCATCTCACCCAAGTGGGACATGAGTATGCCGGACTATGTGAATCGTAAGATAGCTTTCCTTGGCATAAAGCCCTGTGATCTGGTAGCCCTCAAAGTGCTTGACAGAGTGCTCCTAAATGTTGACGAGTACTACACACGACTCAGAAGGAATACAGCTCTCATAATAGAGAACTGTACAGCACCTGGTAATACCTGTTTCTGCGCTACTATGAGTACCGGACCTAGAGCCAGAGATTCCTTTGATTTGGCTTATACTAGGCTAGACAGTAGGTTAGTTCTAGAGGCTGGGAGTGATCTCGGGCTGAGACTCCTCAGCTTACTGGAGGTAGAGCCCATAGATGACTCCACCTACAGGGACTTCGAAACAGTAATGCGTAAAGCTAGTGAGAAGGCTAGAGCAGGTTTTGAATTGAGCGAGTTGCCTGAGTTGCTTGAACTGAACATAGGATCGAAAGCCTTCAAGGAGGTGGCAGGAAAATGCTTGGGTTGCGCTAACTGCAACATGGTATGCCCAACATGCTTCTGCTTCGATGTGCTTGACGTGCCTAAGATTGACGGGTTCGCTGACAGAGTCAGAGTGTGGGACGGTTGCCTGAACTTCACCTACGCTCAGGTGGCGGGAGGGCACTTCAGGTCAGATCTATGGGCCAGGTACAGACATTTTGTACTACATAAATTCACCTACTGGATAAAACAATTCGGTACCTATGGTTGTGTAGGTTGTGGAAGGTGTATCACGTGGTGTCCCACAGGAATAGATCTCAGGGAGTCCGTGAAGAAGGTTCTCAGGGGCGATGTTGATGAGTAGAGCCTCAGCGTCTCTAATTCCCATGAAGACCGTGATAACCCGTGTCAGAGTGGAGACCGAGAACGTAAAGACCTACTACGTCAGATTGCCTGAGGGGGTTGAATTACCCAAGCCAGGACAGTTCAACATGCTCTACGTCCACGGCGTTGGTGAAGTGCCTATATCTGTCAGCGACGTGGACGCTGACTCAAGGGCTGTGGCGCACACGACTAGGTTCGCAGGTTCAGTAACGCGAACCTTCGCCTTACTTAAGGAAGGCGACATAGTTGGCTTCAGGGGTCCCTATGGTGTGGGGTGGCCTATAGAACTAGTCACTAATAAAAATCTAGTCCTGATCGCAGGCGGTATCGGTCTCCCGCCTTTAAGACCTGTCATAAGAGAGATTGCCAGAAACAGGAGTGCATACGGCAAACTAATAATCCTTTATGGAGCGAGAACACCTAAAGATCTCATATTCAGCTATGAGTACAGGGAATACGAATCCATCCCAGACACAGAATTACTGCTGACCGTTGACGTCCCGAGCGAGGAGTGGAAAGGCAACTCAGGGGTGGTCACGAACCTAGTAAAGGTGGTCAACGTGAATCCTGACGAGACCTATGCCTTTGTATGTGGTCCTGAGGTGATGATGAGGCAGGCAACTCAAGAATTACTCAGGAAGGGTTTTAAGACCAACAGGATCTATCTATCTCTAGAGAGAAGGATGAAGTGCGGTGTAGGATTATGCGGTCACTGTCAGATGGGCCCTTACT
This window of the Zestosphaera sp. genome carries:
- a CDS encoding MFS transporter gives rise to the protein MALCVLTNMLVVASQLAVASPSVPILMTVFGISSAVAGLITSVWAVSRVIVSIPAGAIAMRLGTRSALAVGVLISVAGWALSSSAPDFLSVLLSRFIMGFGSGTIATVAPVTISEWFSRGELGTAMGFWASSMTLGLVWEIPLSAWMISNWGWRQAYTVFMFASLLMVVPILVILRRRPPYPLDPPSKLSWHEVLEPLKNHTFLKTCIAIFFGVGLWSVYSTYVVKWCMAKGYGYMEASLLGTVLNAGCIVSQILSGQIADKMLKDGHKSLFIVGTTLTSIATLAFTYTPPGPVTTVIVAALGAGIAPILVTMFSIPISAAKPEQRSLAMGLAGSFIYAAYTLTSPVGYMYDVHGLTAASILTATMGLTGALIMRTSH
- the guaA gene encoding glutamine-hydrolyzing GMP synthase, which produces MCHVPSNLSPESFIAEKVEWLRREIGGEEAIVALSGGVDSSVTAVLGFRAIGNRLKAVFLEDGFMRLGEAERVKSVFKDLGLEVRVFDVSEEFIGALSGVRDAEEKRKRFRDTFYKVFSRIAKEYRVNIVLQGTIAADIVETKGGVKTQHNVLEQVGINPLTSYGFRVLEPIKDLYKSQVRLVAKALGLPDEIVRRRPFPGPGLSVRILGEVTREKLSIIKKATAIVEEELRDIECFQAFPVLLEGRATGVSPEGMRKYGYIVALRVVESQDALTAKYLRLEWGRLERVRDRILSEVPEVARVLYDITDKPPATIEFE
- the pdxA gene encoding 4-hydroxythreonine-4-phosphate dehydrogenase PdxA, with product MSHVMSHRKVIIGITMGDPAGSGPELTLKALRKADYDIAKYVIIGSHKVLLKALSIVGFRNLSMFKVDDPTMLPDEPNVIGVYDLDNVDLSRLVYGKPSVMGGRASYDYIVKSVDLALRGLVDAIVTMPISKESLNMAGHNYPGHTELLAELTRAREVRMMLAARHLRAVHVTTHIPLRKVPDSVRKERILKTIELTYEYLRNYFNILEPRLAVAGLNPHSGEGGLFGDEEIKEIIPAVEEAKSKGLNVLGPYPPDTVFYRAYYNKEFDAVVAMYHDQGHIAVKMVGFMEGVNVTLGLPIIRVSPDHGTVWGKAGKGTADETASYEAIKLAVELAKNKVSKQMP
- a CDS encoding four-carbon acid sugar kinase family protein; translated protein: MKVFRSVLIIADDFTGANDTAAQFSKLGFRTISTLNPNLIAKYLRECSVVAINTESRSDEASEAYRKLYEVGLRIKHYDDILLYKKIDSTLRGNVTEEIRGLFDSVQPDLVIFAPAYPKQGRTTIRGVHLVNGIPVDQTFFGRDPRTPVKSSYIPSFFSNAFEKLYTHVFLEDLRSGEFRSRLYAYKVISFDVENENDLKSIVESLMEFNGRVLWVGSAGLSETLAYNVIVGSPAGKPTLLVVGSLNDVTRRQLASFIGKFSCKLVKLSIKSLLANFEEEHSRTMSQVAEALKMGIDVVVTTSYDSTQVNEGKAAASEMGLSSSELGARIAEGLGRIASGIVREFGTKAFSGVFVTGGDTAMSLMKNMNVDSLEIVGEVEPGVPLLRSGDLYIVTKAGGFGKDSTIIRIVARVKGESRHVTS
- a CDS encoding 2-keto-3-deoxygluconate permease, translated to MYGPHSYRGDVVVVKLWDSINKVPGGLMVIPLIIGSLVRTFFPDFLNLGSFTTALFRDSALPLIALLIFATGANTSLKVAGIVAAKTAALMTAKTFLPALLVVGYGLVFGRVELLPGLSLLALMAGTINSNGGLWIALSSKYGNQTDVGAYIASALNDGPFFTMLFLGLAGLANIPAQYLLAAILPYLLGLALGNLDPKIAEIFKPTSSITIPFFAFALGAGINISALGQGFVGGIVIGLLSTFLTGSLGYLVYKTFFKKDTNPGVGFAIGTTAGNSVAVPALVAQADPSYQAFVPTATAATGMAVLITAVLTPIVTHYLVMRENRRAG
- a CDS encoding aspartate/glutamate racemase family protein translates to MFGWRGRIGLIIPSSNTTMESEFWRMAPEGVSIHAARVRLSEVLPTTLREMADESVKAAEDLATAEVDVIVYGCTTGSLLEGVGWELSLRERIERASRVKTITAAEAVVKALKSLDVKRVVIATPYVEELNVRERKFLEDNGFEVPKVEGLGLVKNAEIGRQPPWVAYRLALKAIEGVSVDGIFISCTNFRTLEVVNALEDRAGLPVVTSNTASFWLAMRSIGIREGMGYGKLLKEVKNASP
- a CDS encoding M20 family metallo-hydrolase, whose translation is MGNSLGSLDCRDRPGGCINLKRLKESLVESGRFGRNPPVRVENYEDLDLGKGVTRPTGSEADRMVRDYAVRLMEEAGLEVRVDVVGNIFGRLEGAKTRVGAVMMGSHLDSVINGGQFDGALGVFGAIEAVRSLIEEGFINERPIEIVVFTGEEGSAFKPSLLGSSVLVGKLRSEEALSARNDEGVTLEEALDRIGYKGDFVRNLDDVEYMVELHIEQGPVLWREGVSLGVVENITGITWLAATIEGEANHAGTTPMTMRKDALVAAAEIVQLINRRAKEIGPTTVGTVGRLNVHPNGINIIPGRVEMGIDIRDVIQDNMLMFRDEVIEKLKQLEVGYGVKVDVQTLFTHKPAPLSPEVISAVEDAAARVGVRSKRMNSGAGHDSQNMAERVKTGMIFVPSVRGISHSPLEWTDWNDVGTGVQVLKETIKLLSTKPHKVTQSTTT
- a CDS encoding 4Fe-4S dicluster domain-containing protein is translated as MSVSGLYVGHTKGIEMIFNELKRLDYVVVGYKVEEDVLKLRELNSFEELASGVEDVQNPGRYYLVRGKFSRHGPDSLKRFFYPPTLTLFSISPKWDMSMPDYVNRKIAFLGIKPCDLVALKVLDRVLLNVDEYYTRLRRNTALIIENCTAPGNTCFCATMSTGPRARDSFDLAYTRLDSRLVLEAGSDLGLRLLSLLEVEPIDDSTYRDFETVMRKASEKARAGFELSELPELLELNIGSKAFKEVAGKCLGCANCNMVCPTCFCFDVLDVPKIDGFADRVRVWDGCLNFTYAQVAGGHFRSDLWARYRHFVLHKFTYWIKQFGTYGCVGCGRCITWCPTGIDLRESVKKVLRGDVDE
- a CDS encoding FAD/NAD(P)-binding protein, which produces MSRASASLIPMKTVITRVRVETENVKTYYVRLPEGVELPKPGQFNMLYVHGVGEVPISVSDVDADSRAVAHTTRFAGSVTRTFALLKEGDIVGFRGPYGVGWPIELVTNKNLVLIAGGIGLPPLRPVIREIARNRSAYGKLIILYGARTPKDLIFSYEYREYESIPDTELLLTVDVPSEEWKGNSGVVTNLVKVVNVNPDETYAFVCGPEVMMRQATQELLRKGFKTNRIYLSLERRMKCGVGLCGHCQMGPYFVCKHGPVFPLWFISKYFWVDQI